The Cylindrospermopsis curvispora GIHE-G1 genome contains a region encoding:
- a CDS encoding AMP-dependent synthetase/ligase, with translation MQLQPPFLSTFTDREKKAIQDLTSYSGIHSLPEIWPLAAQHFRDITALYNPHSKPEVKITYSQLWDQIQRFAIGLQVLGVNKNDDDPHPPRIALIADNSPRWFIADQGIMTAGAVNAVRSSQAEKNELLYIISHSGSTVVVVEDVKTLNKLEPDLAELPIKLVILLSDETDMPEWNTLPIIETYSVMNFTQLLNLANDHTLTPVTSAGHVLATLIYTSGTTGKPKGVMLSHNNLLHQVKTLGTIVQPQPGDVALSILPTWHSYERSGEYFLLSQGCTQIYTNLRMIKEDLKRFRPNFMIAVPRLWESIYEGVQKQFRSQPVKKQKLIQFLLKMGQEYIFARRVAQGLSLEHIGASEWIRWAAKIKQLVLSPLQILGEKLVYAKVREATGGKIKQVISGGGALPRHIDNFFEIIGVEILQGYGLTETSPVTNARRIWRNLRGSSGQPIAGTQVKIVHPETKDPLSPGKIGLVLLKGPQVMEGYYQNLEATRQVIDNDGWFNSGDLGWVTPENDLVLTGRAKDTIVLSNGENIEPQPIEDACLRSPYIDQIMLVGQDQRSLGALIVPNLDALEKWAEVENINLPTQDDSTENEDQKIGQKIDLENKIIQDLYRKELNREVQNRPGYRVDDRIGPFKLIPEPFSMENGMMTQTMKIRRHVVAQKYGDTIDSMFVK, from the coding sequence ATGCAACTTCAGCCTCCTTTTTTATCTACCTTTACAGATCGAGAAAAAAAGGCAATACAAGATTTGACTAGTTATTCTGGTATCCATTCCTTACCAGAAATATGGCCATTAGCAGCTCAACATTTTCGCGATATCACTGCTCTATATAACCCCCATAGCAAACCAGAGGTCAAAATCACCTACTCCCAATTGTGGGATCAAATCCAGCGTTTTGCCATAGGTTTACAGGTCTTGGGGGTAAACAAAAATGATGATGATCCCCACCCCCCACGCATTGCTCTCATAGCAGATAATAGTCCCCGTTGGTTTATTGCAGACCAAGGTATTATGACTGCTGGAGCAGTGAATGCAGTTCGTAGCTCCCAAGCTGAAAAGAATGAATTACTATATATTATCTCCCACAGTGGTAGTACGGTTGTGGTAGTTGAAGATGTTAAAACGTTAAATAAGCTAGAACCTGATTTGGCTGAGCTACCAATTAAGCTGGTCATTTTACTCTCTGATGAAACGGATATGCCTGAGTGGAATACCTTGCCTATTATAGAAACCTATTCGGTGATGAATTTTACTCAGCTGTTAAATCTGGCTAATGATCATACTTTGACTCCTGTCACAAGTGCTGGTCATGTTTTAGCAACCTTGATTTACACTTCCGGAACTACGGGTAAACCCAAGGGTGTTATGCTTTCCCATAACAACTTATTACATCAGGTTAAAACCCTGGGAACTATAGTTCAACCCCAACCTGGTGATGTGGCTTTAAGCATTTTACCAACCTGGCACAGTTATGAGCGCAGTGGCGAATATTTTTTACTTTCTCAAGGTTGTACACAAATATATACAAATTTGAGAATGATTAAAGAAGACCTAAAAAGGTTTAGACCTAACTTTATGATTGCCGTGCCCAGACTGTGGGAGTCAATTTATGAAGGGGTGCAAAAGCAGTTCCGTAGCCAACCAGTGAAAAAACAAAAACTAATTCAATTCTTGCTGAAAATGGGTCAAGAATATATTTTCGCTCGACGTGTTGCCCAGGGATTAAGTTTAGAGCATATTGGTGCTTCAGAATGGATAAGATGGGCAGCAAAAATTAAGCAATTAGTCTTATCACCATTACAAATATTGGGAGAAAAGTTAGTTTATGCTAAAGTGCGAGAAGCTACAGGAGGAAAAATCAAGCAGGTGATTAGTGGAGGTGGGGCACTGCCTAGACATATAGACAACTTCTTTGAAATTATCGGGGTGGAGATTTTACAGGGTTATGGATTGACGGAAACTTCACCGGTCACTAATGCTCGTCGTATCTGGAGAAATTTACGCGGATCCTCGGGACAACCAATAGCAGGAACTCAGGTGAAGATAGTTCACCCAGAAACAAAAGACCCTCTATCTCCAGGGAAAATTGGCTTAGTTCTACTTAAAGGTCCCCAGGTGATGGAGGGCTATTATCAGAATTTGGAAGCTACAAGACAGGTTATTGACAATGATGGTTGGTTTAATAGCGGTGATTTAGGTTGGGTAACACCTGAAAATGACTTGGTGCTAACCGGTAGAGCTAAGGATACTATTGTATTAAGCAATGGTGAAAATATTGAACCCCAACCTATAGAAGATGCTTGCTTGCGATCGCCCTATATTGACCAAATTATGCTGGTAGGACAAGATCAGCGCAGTCTTGGTGCTTTAATAGTTCCTAACCTGGATGCTTTGGAAAAATGGGCGGAAGTTGAGAATATCAATTTACCTACTCAGGATGATTCCACGGAAAATGAAGATCAAAAAATCGGTCAAAAAATTGACTTAGAGAACAAAATAATTCAGGATTTATATCGGAAGGAATTAAATAGGGAGGTGCAAAATCGTCCAGGTTATAGGGTTGATGACCGCATTGGGCCCTTTAAGCTAATCCCGGAACCCTTTTCCATGGAAAATGGCATGATGACCCAAACCATGAAAATTCGTCGTCATGTTGTGGCACAAAAGTATGGTGATACTATTGACAGCATGTTTGTCAAGTAG
- a CDS encoding YlqD family protein, producing MELSNLELMLKRVVNVKVIVTPLWKEEVQQQLQEQINQTDQQLQQLDMEGQRTISVIQKQSLQPPGPQTLQQIDNVQLQINQKKSELLEQKNQLLQNLQQVQYLDLDQEVNQFQMESFFQVKTGDNLISKMQVEIVLRDGVVEEIRGEV from the coding sequence ATGGAACTATCGAACCTGGAATTAATGCTCAAACGTGTTGTTAACGTGAAGGTGATTGTAACTCCACTATGGAAGGAGGAAGTACAACAACAATTGCAAGAACAGATCAACCAAACAGATCAGCAGTTGCAACAACTTGACATGGAAGGACAAAGAACAATTAGTGTTATTCAAAAACAGAGTCTGCAACCCCCCGGTCCCCAAACTCTACAACAAATCGACAATGTTCAACTACAAATTAACCAGAAGAAAAGCGAGTTGTTGGAACAGAAGAACCAATTATTGCAAAACCTTCAGCAAGTACAGTATTTAGATTTGGATCAAGAGGTCAATCAGTTTCAAATGGAAAGTTTTTTCCAGGTCAAAACCGGTGATAACTTGATTAGTAAAATGCAGGTTGAAATCGTTCTTCGTGATGGCGTAGTAGAGGAAATTCGCGGCGAAGTCTAA